In Deltaproteobacteria bacterium, a single genomic region encodes these proteins:
- a CDS encoding DUF2254 domain-containing protein yields MFRQLRDRFDDLRSSLWFIPALVVIACVGLAAGMIELEDGRHALADGWPRLFGAGAEGARALLSTIAGSMITVAGVSFSITVVALTLASSQYTSRVLGNFMRDRPNQWVLGVFVGVFGYCLVVLRSIRSGDEGSFVPALAVFVGLALAFVAIGFLIFFIHHIADSIQAASIIAATARDTITVIDESFTVRLGDPSDRSQPVAPDVTAWHPVAATADGYVQRVDLDALLELARRHGRVIRMLRGVGEFATRGEPLVELGPVAPDDALRDGVCDAFAIAKRRTLSQDPGFGIRQLVDVALKALSPGVNDTTTAVSCVDFLGAILAHAIDRRIAEPARWHGGELRLLPRGATFELWVAEAFDQIRQSAGGNVAVLRRQLEVLTLLLGRTREPERRDALTLQVHRVAECSTRTVPAAHDRERLDAARDEALRSTRA; encoded by the coding sequence GTGTTCCGGCAGCTCCGCGACCGCTTCGACGATCTGCGCTCGAGCCTGTGGTTCATCCCGGCACTGGTGGTGATCGCGTGCGTGGGGCTTGCGGCCGGCATGATCGAGCTCGAGGACGGCCGTCACGCCCTGGCGGACGGCTGGCCGCGACTGTTCGGTGCCGGGGCCGAGGGCGCCCGCGCGCTGCTGTCGACCATCGCCGGCTCGATGATCACCGTCGCCGGCGTCAGCTTCTCGATCACGGTCGTCGCGCTGACCCTGGCCTCGAGCCAGTACACCTCGCGCGTGCTCGGCAACTTCATGCGCGACCGGCCCAACCAGTGGGTGCTCGGCGTGTTCGTGGGCGTGTTCGGCTATTGCCTGGTGGTGCTGCGATCGATCCGCAGCGGCGACGAGGGCAGCTTCGTGCCCGCGCTCGCAGTGTTCGTGGGCTTGGCGCTCGCGTTCGTGGCGATCGGGTTCCTCATCTTCTTCATCCACCACATCGCCGACTCGATCCAGGCTGCGAGCATCATCGCCGCCACGGCCCGCGACACCATCACGGTGATCGACGAGAGCTTCACGGTGCGCCTGGGCGACCCCAGCGACCGTTCGCAGCCGGTTGCGCCCGACGTGACGGCGTGGCACCCCGTGGCCGCCACCGCCGACGGCTACGTGCAGCGCGTGGACCTCGACGCGCTGCTCGAGCTGGCGCGCCGACACGGCCGGGTCATCCGGATGCTGCGCGGGGTCGGCGAGTTCGCGACGCGCGGTGAGCCGCTGGTCGAGCTGGGCCCGGTCGCCCCCGACGACGCGCTGCGCGACGGGGTATGCGACGCCTTTGCGATCGCCAAGCGCCGTACGCTCTCGCAGGACCCCGGCTTCGGCATCCGCCAGCTGGTCGACGTCGCGTTGAAGGCGTTGTCCCCCGGCGTCAACGACACCACCACCGCCGTCTCGTGCGTCGACTTCCTCGGGGCCATCCTCGCCCACGCGATCGATCGCCGCATCGCCGAGCCGGCGCGGTGGCACGGTGGCGAGCTGCGGCTGCTGCCGCGCGGCGCGACCTTCGAGTTGTGGGTGGCCGAGGCGTTCGATCAGATCCGCCAGAGTGCCGGCGGCAACGTGGCCGTGCTGCGCCGGCAACTCGAGGTGCTCACGCTGCTGCTGGGGCGCACGCGCGAACCGGAGCGCCGCGACGCGCTCACGCTGCAGGTGCACCGCGTGGCCGAGTGCTCGACCCGCACGGTGCCGGCCGCCCACGATCGCGAGCGGCTCGACGCCGCGCGCGACGAGGCCCTGCGCAGCACTCGGGCCTGA
- a CDS encoding DUF1592 domain-containing protein has protein sequence MATIFRGSILRRELVIAAAWVASTSAACYRGIDGDRGANDGLASDTSGVTAGGEGGSTGGDEPPTGAVLPAPPTIHRLTQPQLHNSYLALLGEPLALPAELPTDDLLYGFTSISAAGATISSLDAEKYEAAAYAVLDQVWADPVRRAALIGCEPTSADDPCIASFLETFATRAWRRPVTTAERDALAGLAASIAADLADVAAGIEFAAAAVLQSPHFLFRIEIGEPVPGRPELLRYTSWEMASRLSYLLHEGPPDDELLELAASGALLDLDTVEQQAMRLLEDDRARPALVGFFRDFMNIRKLDQLDRSVELFPQMSATMGPSMRVELERMFETTVFDGSGDFRELFTTPSTFVNEDLAKVYGIEGIVGPELQAYSHPEGTPRAGILTTAGFLAVNANKTQTSPTHRGRFVRIQLLCQDVPPPPAGVDTTLPEPDPTQPPQTLRQRLEVHRTQAACKGCHELMDPIGFALENYDAIGAHRVTDELNLPIDAATEVDGTPVDGPLEMAAFVAELPAAGACIARRFYEHGGAHLAGDDEEDAVQAVIEAFVTSEYDFKALVVALVTNDGFRYASVEEGT, from the coding sequence GTGGCGACGATCTTCCGTGGTTCGATCCTGCGACGCGAGCTCGTGATCGCGGCCGCGTGGGTCGCTTCGACCTCCGCGGCGTGCTACCGCGGCATCGACGGCGACCGCGGGGCCAACGACGGGCTCGCATCGGATACCTCCGGCGTGACCGCCGGGGGTGAGGGCGGTAGCACCGGCGGCGACGAGCCGCCGACCGGCGCGGTGCTGCCGGCTCCGCCGACGATCCATCGCCTCACCCAGCCCCAGCTCCACAACAGCTACCTCGCGCTGCTCGGCGAGCCGCTCGCGCTGCCCGCCGAGCTGCCGACCGACGATCTGCTCTACGGCTTCACGTCGATCTCCGCCGCCGGCGCGACCATCTCGTCGCTCGACGCCGAGAAGTACGAAGCCGCTGCGTATGCGGTGCTCGATCAGGTGTGGGCCGATCCCGTGCGACGCGCCGCGCTGATCGGCTGCGAGCCCACGAGCGCCGACGACCCGTGCATCGCGAGCTTCCTCGAGACCTTCGCAACTCGGGCCTGGCGGCGACCGGTGACCACGGCCGAGCGCGACGCGCTGGCGGGCCTGGCCGCCTCGATCGCGGCCGACCTCGCCGACGTCGCCGCCGGCATCGAGTTCGCCGCCGCGGCGGTGCTGCAATCGCCCCACTTCCTGTTCCGCATCGAGATCGGCGAGCCCGTGCCGGGTCGCCCCGAGCTGCTGCGCTACACCAGCTGGGAGATGGCCAGTCGGCTGTCGTACCTGCTGCACGAGGGCCCGCCCGACGACGAGCTGCTCGAGCTGGCCGCATCCGGAGCGCTGCTCGACCTCGACACCGTCGAGCAGCAAGCGATGCGCCTGCTCGAGGACGATCGCGCGCGACCGGCCCTGGTCGGGTTCTTCCGCGACTTCATGAACATCCGCAAGCTCGACCAGCTCGACCGCAGCGTCGAGCTGTTCCCGCAGATGAGCGCGACCATGGGTCCGTCGATGCGGGTCGAGCTCGAGCGCATGTTCGAGACCACGGTGTTCGACGGCTCGGGCGACTTCCGCGAGCTGTTCACCACGCCATCGACCTTCGTCAACGAGGACCTCGCGAAGGTCTACGGCATCGAGGGCATCGTCGGGCCCGAGCTGCAGGCGTACTCGCACCCCGAGGGCACGCCGCGCGCGGGCATCCTGACCACCGCCGGCTTCCTCGCCGTCAACGCCAACAAGACCCAGACCTCGCCGACCCACCGCGGCCGCTTCGTGCGGATCCAGCTGCTGTGCCAGGACGTGCCGCCACCACCGGCGGGCGTCGACACCACGCTGCCCGAGCCCGACCCCACCCAACCACCGCAGACCCTGCGACAGCGGCTCGAGGTCCATCGCACCCAGGCCGCATGCAAGGGTTGTCACGAGCTGATGGATCCGATCGGGTTCGCACTCGAGAACTACGACGCCATCGGAGCCCACCGCGTGACCGACGAGCTGAACCTGCCGATCGACGCGGCCACCGAAGTCGACGGCACGCCGGTCGATGGCCCGCTCGAGATGGCAGCGTTCGTCGCCGAGCTGCCGGCGGCGGGCGCCTGCATCGCCAGGCGCTTCTACGAGCACGGCGGCGCGCACCTGGCCGGCGACGACGAAGAAGACGCCGTGCAGGCGGTGATCGAGGCCTTCGTGACCAGCGAGTACGACTTCAAGGCGCTGGTGGTCGCGCTCGTGACCAACGACGGCTTCCGCTATGCGAGCGTGGAGGAGGGCACATGA
- a CDS encoding DUF1552 domain-containing protein — protein sequence MSRNDDRRERSRRAEQGDRSTYLDLRGRLASAGPMPRRMFLRGVGGAVVGLPILGIMLNDHGDAFAAGESIPTRFGLWFTGNGMHMGQFTPSVGPDWQPPVDGSLTSLVPLKEYVSVVTGMSVLTPRHPHHSGMSAVCSGGPHLKVADVRDTIVSTMKYPSVDQIAANYFMGDGTPSPYRSLEIAVTRFRGTDEGTSFQYLSHNGSVAGETNVNPSEESPHAFWDRLFNQGTAEPLVRKARASVLDAVGEQIHTLEGKLGAKDKQRLDQHLTSISELETRLSAPLADCQQPADPGEFPDVDSNEAIVEKNQVMSDLMALALACGLTRAFSVQYSTCGSGAVFWMVGATDGHHYLNHTEPSPYTTGAAVAKFNLEQLAYFLQRLRDTEEGAGNLLEHSSILVCTEHAEGWTHSQDDMPMLICGKGGGRLRGNVHFRGAGDNTTRALLTALRGAGLPLAEFGYEAGYTNAPLAELEV from the coding sequence ATGAGCCGCAACGACGACCGACGCGAACGCAGCCGTCGCGCCGAGCAGGGCGATCGCAGCACCTACCTCGACCTGCGTGGTCGACTCGCGAGCGCAGGGCCGATGCCGCGGCGCATGTTCCTGCGCGGCGTCGGTGGTGCCGTGGTCGGCCTGCCGATCCTCGGCATCATGCTCAACGACCACGGTGACGCGTTCGCGGCCGGCGAGTCGATCCCGACCCGCTTCGGGCTGTGGTTCACCGGCAACGGCATGCACATGGGCCAGTTCACGCCCTCGGTCGGGCCCGACTGGCAGCCGCCGGTCGACGGCTCGTTGACCTCGCTGGTGCCGCTCAAGGAGTACGTGAGCGTGGTGACGGGCATGTCGGTGCTCACGCCGCGCCATCCCCATCACTCGGGCATGTCGGCGGTGTGCTCGGGCGGGCCGCACCTCAAGGTCGCCGACGTCCGCGACACCATCGTGTCGACCATGAAGTACCCGTCGGTCGATCAGATCGCTGCGAATTACTTCATGGGCGATGGCACGCCGTCGCCGTACCGCTCGCTCGAGATCGCGGTCACGCGTTTTCGCGGCACCGACGAGGGCACCTCGTTCCAGTACCTCTCGCACAACGGCAGCGTCGCCGGCGAGACCAACGTGAACCCCTCGGAGGAGAGCCCGCACGCGTTCTGGGATCGCCTGTTCAATCAAGGCACCGCGGAGCCGCTGGTGCGCAAGGCCCGGGCGAGCGTGCTCGATGCCGTGGGCGAGCAGATCCACACCCTCGAGGGCAAGCTCGGCGCCAAGGACAAGCAGCGCCTCGATCAGCACCTGACCAGCATCAGCGAGCTCGAGACGCGGCTGTCGGCGCCGCTCGCCGATTGCCAGCAGCCCGCCGATCCCGGCGAGTTCCCCGACGTCGACTCCAACGAGGCCATCGTCGAGAAGAACCAGGTGATGAGCGACCTGATGGCGCTCGCGCTCGCGTGCGGCCTGACGCGGGCGTTCTCGGTGCAGTACTCGACCTGTGGCTCGGGCGCCGTGTTCTGGATGGTCGGCGCGACCGATGGCCACCACTACCTCAACCACACCGAGCCCTCGCCCTACACCACCGGCGCCGCGGTGGCGAAGTTCAACCTCGAGCAGCTCGCCTACTTCCTGCAGCGCCTGCGCGACACCGAGGAGGGCGCCGGCAACCTGCTCGAGCACAGCTCGATCCTCGTCTGCACCGAGCACGCCGAGGGCTGGACCCACTCGCAGGACGACATGCCCATGCTCATCTGCGGCAAGGGTGGCGGTCGCCTGCGCGGCAACGTCCACTTCCGCGGCGCCGGCGACAACACCACCCGCGCGCTGCTCACCGCCCTGCGAGGCGCCGGCCTGCCGCTGGCGGAGTTCGGCTACGAAGCGGGCTACACCAACGCACCGCTGGCCGAGCTCGAGGTGTGA
- a CDS encoding MYXO-CTERM sorting domain-containing protein, translated as MKLRTALVSASLFLPSIASAHVAMTDPVPRSGDNGLTMGPCGGIPAGTPTPFNAGETITVSWAVGQPHGGSLTIDFAAADDTGFRQYVLASDVSDAEGMPTSIDVQLPDIDCEACTLRLTQINPNDDEYYSCADIALSGASAGSTSGGGATTGADDSTGGGGDSTGGASTGDPNPGSSSDDSASASASASATGASATVGGGSAGSTGDGDSSSGAATDDDGGGCSCTSDRDANGVGALAVVVLGLLARRRRRSGHSTR; from the coding sequence ATGAAGCTTCGCACCGCGCTCGTGTCGGCCTCGCTCTTCCTGCCTTCGATCGCGTCGGCCCACGTGGCGATGACCGACCCCGTGCCGCGCAGCGGCGACAACGGGCTGACCATGGGCCCGTGCGGTGGCATCCCTGCGGGCACGCCGACGCCGTTCAACGCTGGCGAGACCATCACGGTGTCGTGGGCGGTCGGGCAGCCGCACGGCGGCTCGCTCACAATCGATTTCGCGGCAGCCGACGACACGGGCTTTCGTCAGTACGTCCTCGCCAGCGACGTCTCTGACGCCGAGGGCATGCCGACGTCGATCGACGTGCAGCTGCCCGACATCGACTGCGAGGCCTGCACGCTGCGGCTCACGCAGATCAATCCCAACGACGACGAGTACTACTCCTGTGCCGACATCGCGCTCTCGGGTGCGAGCGCCGGTTCGACCAGCGGTGGCGGTGCCACCACCGGTGCCGACGACTCGACCGGAGGTGGGGGCGACAGCACGGGCGGCGCGAGCACCGGTGATCCGAACCCCGGCAGCAGCTCCGATGACTCGGCCTCGGCGAGCGCGAGCGCCTCGGCCACTGGCGCCAGCGCGACCGTTGGCGGCGGCTCGGCCGGAAGCACCGGCGACGGCGACTCGAGCAGCGGTGCCGCCACCGACGACGACGGCGGCGGCTGCAGCTGCACCAGCGATCGCGACGCGAATGGCGTCGGAGCGCTCGCGGTGGTCGTGCTCGGCCTACTCGCGCGCCGTCGCCGACGCAGCGGTCACTCGACCCGGTGA